The window GAGCCTGATTTTTGGAATTGCGCCAAATATGCTGGGAAAATGGATTATTGAACCGGCAATGAGTGTTATTTATGCTGAACCGGTTAAAATAGAACTCAAACTCTGGCACGGTTTCAACCTGGTACTTTTATTGAGCCTGGCAACGGTTGCGGTTGGAGCATTACTTTCATACATTTTGATTAAGAAAGAATGGGTTGAGGGACAGTGGCGAAAAGTTAACAAGATAATTTTCCCTGTCAGGTTTCCGGAAGTGTTTTCCATAGTGCTTGAAAAGTTTGTTTCCATTTCAGTCAGCAAAACTAAGGTGCTGCAACACGGTTACCACCGATATTACATACTCACAATCATACTTTTTACAGCAGCCTTGCTTTGGTGGCAATTGTACTTTACACGAAGCTGGCATTTGGAAACTGCTTTCACGTTTCAACCATTATACATATCAGGTTTGGTTCTGATTGTAATTCTGGCCACACTGTTTACCGTGCTTACCCACTCGCGCATTGCGGCCATTATTGCCATGGGTGTTACCGGTTATGGATTGGCACTGATTTTTCTGTACTACAGCGCTGTTGACCTGGCAATTACCCAAATTCTGGCCGAAACGCTTATCGTTGTTATGTTTATGCTCATTTTGCAGCGGCTGCCTGTTTTTGCCAAACTTTCGGCAAAAGCAACCAAAATCCGCGACTTAATTGTTGCTTCCATTTTTGGCAGTGCGATGACAATCGTGGCGATAAAAGCCATTAATGTTGATTTTAACAACCCTATTTCGGAGTATTTTATGGTAAACAGCTACGATAAAGCGTATGGTAAAAATGTCGTCAATGTAATCCTTGTCGATTTCAGGGCGCTCGACACACTTGGCGAAGTAACTGTTTTGGCAGTGGCAGCACTTGGCGTTGCGGCATTATTAACCTCAAAAAAACCAAAAACATGAATTCACTGATACTGCAAATCGCTTCAAAATATGTCAGATGGCTGCTGGTGATTTTTTCGGTCATCATTTTAATTCGCGGCCACAATTATCCGGGCGGCGGGTTTATCGGCGGTTTATTGGCCGGACTTTCGCTGGCTTACAAAGGTTTTGCCTTTACTCCCGAACTCCTGAAAAAAGAGATAATAATAAAACCCGAAGGTTTTATCGGGCTCGGGTTAATGCTCGTTTTTATCAGCATTTGGCCCGGCGTTTTTATGAAAAATGCTTTAATGGAAGGTGTTTGGTTTACAATTCCGTTTCCATTTTCGAAAGGAATAAAATTCGGCACCCCTTTTCTGTTTGACATTGGTGTTTTCTTTACGGTAATCGGAGTTACTGTATTGTTTTTGTTTTCATTATCTTACGAAAAAACATGGAAGTAATACTGGCAATATTGGTTGGCGTTTTATACACGGCAGGTGTTTACATGCTGCTGCGAAGGAGTATTCTGAAATTTATCATTGGGATAATTTTTATGAGCAATGCCACCAACTTGCTGGTTTTTCTCTCGGCAGGGCTCATCCCCGGAAGCCCAGCTTTTGTTGACGGCACAACAACCAACGCTGCACAACTGGCCGATCCGCTGCCACAAGCGCTGGTTTTAACAGCAATTGTTATCGGGCTGGGCATGGTGGTTTTTATCCTCGCCCTGAAATATAAGTTTTTTGAAGTTACCGGCACTGATGATTTGGACCAATTAAAACAAACCGATTCACAAAAATGACCATAGTTGCATTGCCCATATTGATTCCGTTCGCGCTGGCTATCTGCCTGTTGATTTTCCGCACGCCAAAAACCTGCCGCTGGGTGGGCCCGCTCGGGAGTTTTACAATTTTCGTGGTTTCGCTGAACCTTTTTTTCCGGTTACAAACCGATGGCATTTTAACCCTGAACATGGGAGGATGGGATGCGCCCTTTGGCATTGTGCTGGTTGTTGATTATCTAAGCGCACTGATGCTGATGGTTTCATCCCTCATCCTTGTTGTTGTTTCGATTTTCGCTATCCGCTTTCTGCCCGATGATATTCCGTTGCCCCGTTTTTACTTTTTCTTTTTCACCCTCGCCATGGGAATGAATGGCGCATTCATCACCGGCGATGTATTCAACCTGTATGTTTGGTTCGAAGTGATGCTTATTTCGTCTTTCGTTTTGATAACGATGGGCAGGAAAAAGGAACAACTGGAAGGAGGAATAAAATACCTCGCCCTCAACCTGGTGGGTTCATTCTTGTTCCTGGCCGGACTTGGATTACTCTACGGAAAAACAGGAACGCTAAATATGGCCCACATAGCCGAAATCCTCAAAAACGACGACCAGGCAATGCTGATGAACACTTCTGTCATCCTGTTTTTTGTGGCATTCGGAATCAAGGCGGCTGTTTTTCCGCTGTTTTTTTGGTTGCCATCATCGTATCACACGCCCAACATTACCATTACATCACTATTTGCCGGACTGCTCACAAAAGTTGGAGTTTACACTTTAATTCGGTTTTTTACGCTCTTTTTTGTTCACGACCAGCAATTCTGGCATAACCTGTTGTTAATTGTTGCCGGGCTGACCATGGTTACCGGTGGAATGGCAGCAGCATCGTATTACGAAACCCGAAGGATTCTTTCGTATCACATTATCAGCCAGATTGGTTACATGATAATGGGACTGGGCATTTTTACGCCTTTGGCCATTGCGGGAGCGGTGTTTTTTACCCTGCATAATATGATTGCCAAAACTGGCGCATTCCTCGCTTCGGGGATGATTGCCAAAATAAAAGGCACATACCACCTGAAAGAAGTGGGCGGATTGTACAAACAAAACCCGCTGCTTGCGGTGTTGTTTATTGTCCCGGCGTTCGCACTGGCAGGTGTTCCTCCCTTATCGGGATTTTTTGCCAAGTTTATGCTGATTAAGGCGGGGATTGAAAGCGAAAGTTATATCATTACAACCGTTGCGCTGCTTACTGGGCTTTTAACCCTTTATTCCATGGTTAAAATATGGAACGAGGCATTTCTGAAAAAACAACCCGAAAATTACGAAAATCAGGAATCATTAAAACTGAATTGGGCCGATTATGTGCCGCTGGCTATTCTTGCCACTGCCTCAGTTTTAATGGGAATTTTTGCGGCAACTGTT of the Bacteroidota bacterium genome contains:
- a CDS encoding Na(+)/H(+) antiporter subunit B (subunit B of antiporter complex involved in resistance to high concentrations of Na+, K+, Li+ and/or alkali), coding for MNSLILQIASKYVRWLLVIFSVIILIRGHNYPGGGFIGGLLAGLSLAYKGFAFTPELLKKEIIIKPEGFIGLGLMLVFISIWPGVFMKNALMEGVWFTIPFPFSKGIKFGTPFLFDIGVFFTVIGVTVLFLFSLSYEKTWK
- a CDS encoding NADH-quinone oxidoreductase subunit K, yielding MEVILAILVGVLYTAGVYMLLRRSILKFIIGIIFMSNATNLLVFLSAGLIPGSPAFVDGTTTNAAQLADPLPQALVLTAIVIGLGMVVFILALKYKFFEVTGTDDLDQLKQTDSQK
- a CDS encoding Na+/H+ antiporter subunit D; translation: MTIVALPILIPFALAICLLIFRTPKTCRWVGPLGSFTIFVVSLNLFFRLQTDGILTLNMGGWDAPFGIVLVVDYLSALMLMVSSLILVVVSIFAIRFLPDDIPLPRFYFFFFTLAMGMNGAFITGDVFNLYVWFEVMLISSFVLITMGRKKEQLEGGIKYLALNLVGSFLFLAGLGLLYGKTGTLNMAHIAEILKNDDQAMLMNTSVILFFVAFGIKAAVFPLFFWLPSSYHTPNITITSLFAGLLTKVGVYTLIRFFTLFFVHDQQFWHNLLLIVAGLTMVTGGMAAASYYETRRILSYHIISQIGYMIMGLGIFTPLAIAGAVFFTLHNMIAKTGAFLASGMIAKIKGTYHLKEVGGLYKQNPLLAVLFIVPAFALAGVPPLSGFFAKFMLIKAGIESESYIITTVALLTGLLTLYSMVKIWNEAFLKKQPENYENQESLKLNWADYVPLAILATASVLMGIFAATVFTYTMEAANQLIEPANYIETVLRNRTP